The genomic stretch TGGAGGGGACCGAGTCGGTGCGCCTCGACGAGGGGACGCAGCTGATCCTGGCCCCCGACACACCGGTCCGCGCGCGCCTGGAGTGACCCCGCGCGCCAGCCGCCCTCCGCGCGCTCACCCCCGGTCGAGGTGATGCACCCGCGGCCAGCTCGCGCAGTGACAGCCGCAGCCGCCGTGGTGGAGGAGCAGGGCGTCGCCGGGCAGCACCGTGACCTGGTCGATCGACTCGTCCTCGACGTCGAAGTCCACGGGCGCCTCTTCGCCGCGGCGCACGGTCACGCGGAGCAGAGGGCCGTCGTCGGCGTAGGTCCCCTGGACCTCGACCTCGAGCCCGGGGCCGCGAAAGAAGCGGCGGTGAGCGCCGGCTTCGTCGTCGTACTCCATGTTCGACGGCGCCAGACGCTCGGCGGTGCTGAAGCCGTGCTGGGTGAGGTAGCGACGGATCCGGCGCACGCCCTCCATGTCGATCGGTCCCTGGCGCTCGTGGGGCACGTCGTAGACCTGAGGCCAGTCGATCTCGTGCACGACCCGTCCCGTATGGATGCGCTGCACCTCGAGCGTGCCGTCACCCCAGTCGTTGCCCTGCGCGAAGGCGATCACGAACCGGCCATCCTCGCTGACCGCCGGGAACCCCTCGGGGATGAGCACTCGCTCTCCGCCGGGGACGCGGATCACGCGAAGCCCGGGGGCAAGGACCGGCTCCTCGCCGACGTCCGAGGGGCCCTCGAAGGACGTCTCCACACCCGGCTCCGGGACCTGCGCGTCGACCTCGAGCGCCGGAGCGGGCTCGGCTGCGTCGGCGGGCGCGACCGAGGGAAGGGGATCGCAGGCCGAGACGAGGGCGACCACGAGCGATAGGAGCGGGGCGAGGCGGGGCATGTGCGACCTCTCATCAAGGTCGATGCCAACCCATCATCGGCGCTCCGGAGCAGATCGGGAGAAAGGAGACCGCGTCTGCTCACCCGCGATCGTCTCCGCCCGGACACGCCACTCGGTCCGAGGGGCGCGCGGGGGACACGCGACACGGTGAGCCCGCGCATGCCGCGCTCCGACGCGGCGCGCCCAGAGACCTGGATCAGCCGAGATCAGTGGCGGGCGCAAACGCGTCGTCACAGGCTCCGCCTGACCGGCGCCGCGTCGGGCCGGCACGAGGAGCGAGATGACCGAGCAGCACGAGTCACGCGGCGCCCTGAGTCGCCGAGGGTTCCTGATCGCGGCGGGCGGCGCCCTGGCTGGCGTCGCGTGCGGGGGCACGAGCCTCGGCGAAGACGGCGGCGCGGACGGTGGCCCCCTGGGGTCCGACGGCGGGCCCGGCGACGCAGGCACGCCGGACGCTGGCGTCGGGCCGAGCTGGCTGCTGCCCGAAGGTCACTACGAGGGCCACTTCCCGCTCCACGTGATCTACCCCCGACCCGACGACGAGACCGAGGCGTACGCGCGCCACCGCCACGCCTACCCAGGGGTCCTCTACGAGATCCCCATCGGCGTGCAGTTCGGCAAGTGGCCCTACCGCTACGAGCTCATGGAGGGACCCGAGGGCGCGCGCGTGGTGCACGAGACGCTGCGGTGGAACGGCGTCGACGCCTTCGAGGTCCCCGAGGGCTATGGCGTGATCGCCTGGGACGTCGCCGCCGACGCGCCCGCGGGGCCCCACAGCTTCCACGTGCGCGTCTACGACCAGGATCACGGCCGGGACGGTGACTCCTTCGTCGACGTCACCTGGACGACCTCCGTCGGCACCTCCCAGTTCGTGTTCCTCGACCCGCTCGGGGGCGACGACGCGACGGCGGACGGGAGCATCGAGGCCCCGTTCCGCGAGCTCGCCGCGTTGCAGGACTCCGGCCGTGGAGGCGACAAGATCTGCTACATCCGCGAGACTGCGCCCCTCGACCCGGACGAGTCCCGCTTCGCGGGAGGCTACCGGCCCGACCCGCCCCGGCAGCTTCGCTTCGGTTCCAGCGACGAGCCGAAGGCGTACGTCGCGTTCCCGGGCGAGTCCGTGGTGTTCAACAACGCAGGTCAGAGCGGCTTCGCGCAGTCGGCGTCCGGCTCCAACCGCGACGTCTTCTTCGCCGGCATCGTGACCGCGTTCGCCGGCCAGGAGGCGCGCAGCAGCGGCAACGTGCGCGTCATCATCCACCGCCACGGCGCGGTTCGCTCCACGTTCTGGCGCATGGGCTGCGTCCGCGCGTTCGGCGGCACCCGCAAGGACGACAACCACGGCTTCATCTGGTACCCGCGGGCCGGCGGGAACGTCGACGACGCCACCGGGCACCTCTACCTCTACGCAGCCGACTGCTGGATGGACCGCATGAACGTCGACGCGGGCGTCGACGCCTCCTTCGACGGAGTCGGCGCGAACGGCCCGCACCTCTGGTCCACCTACACCACCAACCGGACCCTGGCCGAGCGACACCGGGTGTCGAACAGCGTCGTCGTCAACAACGGCTTCGTCATCGTGAAGGGCTCGGCGCGCGACGCGGAGATCCGCGCCTGCGTCACGGTGGAGGGGAACAGCGGCTACTACCACGTGCGCGCGCTGGGCTCCTCGAGCGACGGCGAGACAGCGAGAGTTGCGCTCTGCTACAACAGGACCGGGAGCGACGAGGGCCGCGTCTTCATGGGGCAGGCCGGCAACAACCCGCCCTATCAGGACATCATCGCCTACCGCAACTCGTGCGCCGGCCCCATCACCGGCGCCGGCAACGCGGAGGCCTACAGCAGCGCCTTCAACAACGTCGCCCGCAGCGTCGCCGACACGGTCAAGACGTCCGAGGGCAACGTGGCGCACGGCGGGGAGCTCCCCTTCGACGCCGAGCTCAACCTCGTCGGTGCCGCGAGGGCGGAGCACCTCGGCACGAAGGGCGCCGAGGTCGCGTGATGTCCCCGGGCCGGGCCAGTGACCGCCTTCTGGACATGTGAGAGGTTCGGGAGGCCGGCCAAGGCCGCGCGAACGGAGGAATCATGAGCCAAGCCGATGACGCGACCCCTTCCGCTCACTACACGCGGTTCGCGAAGAAGCACCCCGCGATCGCCGAGGCGCACGCGAAGCTCGGTGAGGCGGTGCGCGCAGCGGGGCCGCTGACGGAACGCGAGATCGCCCTCGTGAAGCTGGCGCTCGCGGTGGGCGCCCACACCGAAGGTGGCGTGCACGCCCACGCGCGTCGCGCGCACGCAGCGGGAGTCGAGCGAGCCGCGATCGAGCAGGTCACGCTCCTGGCGGCCCCGACGCTGGGCTTCCCGCACACGATGGCGGCCTACAGCTGGCTCACGGACACGCTCGACGACCTGGACCCCTGATCCGGGCCGCTCCAGCCCCGTCGACCCTTCGACGTCCACGGTGTCGGCTTCGCCGAAACCCGGAAGACACTTCGCGACGGCGGTACTGGCGTGCGCGCGAGGACGACGAGCGAGGCGACGCTCGGTGCGTGATAGCGTGCCGCATGCGCCGCGATGGCCTGTCCCTCACTGTGCTGCTCTTCACGGCGCCGTGCGCACTCGCGCTCTCGGGCTGCGATGAGCCCGCGGCATCCAGCGACGCTGCGATCGACGACGCTGCGATCGGCATGGACTCCGGAGCGCGGGACGGCGCCGCGTCCGACACGGGCGCACCCGACACGGGCCCGCGCATCGAGGACGCGGCGAGCGACGCGGGGCCCATCGGGAGCGTCGGATGCGTGAGCGGCGCGGGTCTCCCCGAGGGCGAGAACACCCTGACCGTGCAGTCGATGAGCCGCCGCTTCGTCCTGCGGCTCCCCGCGGGCTACTCGACCGATCGCGCGTGGCCGGTCGTGCTCGCCCTGCACGGCAACGGCGGCAGCCCCGACTACTGGGACGGCACGAGCGGCGCGCGGAACCTCCGGGCCGTGCTCGAGGACCACGCGATCCTCGTCATCGCGCACGCGATCGATGGCCAGTGGCGGGACTACGGCATGGACGCGTCCACCTGGCCGGCCCGCGTCGAGAGCGAGCTGGCGTACTTCGACGACGTGCTGAGCGCCGTGCGCGCCGAGCTCTGCGTCGACGAAGACGCGCTCTTCGCGATGGGCTTCAGCGGCGGCGGCAGCTTCAGCGGCGTCCTCGGCTGCCGCCGAACCGACATCCGCGCGATCGCGGTCGGCGGCTCGGTCATCTACTTCGACGAGGCCGACTGCGTGGGCACCCCGGCGGCGTGGATCACCATCGGTGAGGGCGAGCTCTCGAGCGGGCGGACCGCCTACCGGGACTTCTTCCGTGACCGCGCGGGCTGCGCCGCGAGCTCGACGCCCACCGAGCCCGACCCACCGTGCGTCACCTACGACGGCTGCCGCGCGGGCACCCCGGTGCACTACTGTGAGCACCCCGACGGTCACGTCTGGCCCGACTTCGGCTCGCAGGCCGCGTGGGACTTCTTCGGTCAGTTCGTCGACTGACCAGGTGCATCGTTCGCGGGGAGCGACATGACACGGAATCAGAAGATCGCCTCGGGGTGTGGCTGCGCGTTGCTCGTCGCGGCGGCGTGCGCCATCGGCGTCTACGTGTGGGCGCAGGGCGCGATGGGAGAGCTGCGCGAAGAGGGGCGCGCCGTCATGGCCGAGGCAGAAGAGTTCGGTCGGGGGCGACCGTCTTCGGCGTGCATGGACGAGGCGTTCTCCCGGCTCGACGCCTGCGACGGGGTGATGTGCGAGGCGACGACCGGCGCGTGGCTCGAGGCGTGCCTCCGTGCGTCGACGCGGCCGACCGGGTTCTGCGACGGCGTCCCGCCCGAGAGCGAGATCATGGCCAGCGCGCGGTACCGGATCGCGGCGTGCCGAGCGCGCGGCGCACGCGACGAGCAGGCCTGCGGCCGACTGCTCGCGTCGGTCCAGCGCGTGTGCGCGGAGCCGTAGGGGAGGGACGATGCGCGACGAGGCCGAGTCGAGCCCACTGCGTTGGACTCGGCGCGTGCGCCGCGTCTTCGCTCTCGTGCTCTTGCTCCTGCCCGGGTGCCTCGCCCTGGGGTGCCCGTGCGGCTCGTCCACATCGGACCCGCTGGGCGAGCACGACACGACGTTTCCGGGGCTGCACGTGCTCGACGACGCGTGCGCCTGCCGCTGCGGTGACGACCCGCCGGAGGCCGAGCCCCGTGACCGGGACTGCGCCGCGTACGAGGGGGACTGCGTCGACGAGTCCGGGGCGCGACGCGACCGCTTCTGTCAGTGAGTCGCTC from Sandaracinaceae bacterium encodes the following:
- a CDS encoding carboxymuconolactone decarboxylase family protein; translated protein: MSQADDATPSAHYTRFAKKHPAIAEAHAKLGEAVRAAGPLTEREIALVKLALAVGAHTEGGVHAHARRAHAAGVERAAIEQVTLLAAPTLGFPHTMAAYSWLTDTLDDLDP